The following are encoded in a window of bacterium genomic DNA:
- a CDS encoding zinc-binding dehydrogenase, which yields MKFKAAIIEKFNEGPNIREFEIEPLKKGELLVKIESAGVCGSDLHIFSGKDPRITLPMIPGHEGVGVVADLRDDRYDVRGKPLCEGDRIIWDRGIVCGKCRYCLIEKRPYLCVNRKVYGITFDINDESFPNGCYSEYIKLSEGTNVIKVSKDISPEVLVPVGCSGATSFHAVEESGLCGGGNVLIQGPGPLGIFTALFCKERGVKRIIMTGSSKSKTRMELSMSFGVNHLLYRDKMTLEEQIDCVMDLTEGEGVDAVFEMAGTKSAVEDGQDFIKYGGVYVIAGISVPVGGVGIKVYENIVRKNGTIKGAWVSDTSHLVKTLEILEENRYPFEKLVSKKFLLNQAREAIESVDDRDILKSVIML from the coding sequence ATGAAATTTAAAGCAGCCATAATAGAAAAGTTTAATGAAGGACCTAATATAAGAGAGTTTGAAATAGAACCTCTTAAAAAAGGGGAACTTCTTGTAAAGATTGAATCAGCTGGGGTATGTGGTTCGGATTTACATATTTTTTCCGGAAAAGACCCTCGAATTACTCTCCCTATGATACCCGGTCATGAAGGTGTTGGAGTTGTTGCAGATTTGAGAGATGATAGATATGATGTCAGAGGTAAACCTTTATGCGAAGGTGATAGGATAATTTGGGACAGAGGTATTGTTTGCGGAAAATGTAGATACTGTCTGATAGAAAAACGACCTTATCTTTGTGTTAATAGAAAAGTTTATGGTATAACTTTTGATATCAATGACGAGTCTTTCCCTAACGGATGTTATTCAGAGTATATTAAACTTTCTGAAGGAACAAATGTAATCAAAGTTAGTAAAGATATATCGCCCGAGGTTCTTGTTCCTGTTGGGTGCTCTGGGGCAACTTCTTTTCACGCTGTAGAAGAATCAGGATTGTGTGGAGGTGGAAATGTTCTTATACAGGGCCCAGGACCGTTGGGAATTTTTACGGCATTGTTCTGTAAAGAGCGTGGAGTTAAAAGGATTATTATGACGGGAAGTTCAAAAAGTAAAACTCGTATGGAACTTTCCATGAGTTTTGGGGTGAATCATCTGTTGTATAGAGATAAAATGACTCTTGAAGAACAGATAGATTGTGTAATGGATTTGACAGAAGGGGAAGGTGTGGATGCTGTTTTTGAGATGGCTGGAACTAAGAGTGCGGTTGAAGATGGGCAAGATTTTATCAAGTACGGAGGTGTATATGTAATTGCTGGGATATCTGTGCCTGTTGGAGGAGTTGGGATTAAGGTTTATGAAAATATTGTTAGGAAAAATGGAACTATAAAAGGTGCCTGGGTTAGTGATACATCTCACCTTGTGAAAACACTTGAAATTTTGGAAGAAAATAGATACCCTTTTGAGAAATTAGTTTCCAAAAAATTCCTTCTTAACCAAGCAAGAGAAGCTATTGAGAGCGTTGATGATAGGGATATATTAAAATCGGTGATTATGTTATGA
- the amrS gene encoding AmmeMemoRadiSam system radical SAM enzyme has translation MKEAIFWQKNNGSKVKCLLCNHFCVLGKEQVGICGVRQNIDGVLYSLVYGNLVAENVDPIEKKPFFHFLPGSLSYSIATAGCNFRCDFCQNHNISQIVSKNGVPYSVATTPAKVVSNALNFGCQSISYTYTEPTVFFEFVFDTAKVAKDKGLKNCFVTNGYMNKDVIKEVSPYLDAANVDLKGDELFYKKKCGAKRSPVVDNIRFMKELGIWVEVTTLLIPEYNDSKSQIEELAEIIAGIDSNIPWHISRFFPTYKMSNHYPESIEKLVEARKIGMDKGLRYVYTGNAPGVEEDGTFCYYCKSCLIRRDGYTLVESRVVDNKCSVCGSTVDGVFN, from the coding sequence TTTCTGTGTTTTAGGAAAAGAGCAGGTAGGTATTTGTGGTGTTAGACAAAATATAGATGGAGTTCTATATTCTCTTGTTTATGGAAACCTTGTAGCAGAAAATGTTGACCCTATAGAGAAGAAACCATTTTTCCATTTTTTACCCGGTTCTCTTTCCTATTCTATTGCTACTGCTGGGTGTAATTTTAGATGCGATTTTTGTCAGAACCATAATATATCACAGATTGTTTCAAAGAACGGTGTCCCTTATAGTGTTGCAACAACACCTGCAAAAGTTGTATCTAATGCCTTAAATTTTGGTTGCCAGTCTATCTCTTATACCTATACTGAACCAACAGTTTTTTTTGAGTTTGTTTTTGATACTGCAAAGGTAGCAAAAGATAAGGGGCTTAAAAATTGTTTTGTAACTAATGGTTATATGAACAAAGATGTAATTAAAGAGGTTTCTCCTTACCTTGATGCTGCAAATGTTGATTTGAAAGGCGATGAATTGTTTTATAAAAAAAAGTGTGGAGCAAAACGGAGTCCTGTTGTTGATAATATAAGATTTATGAAAGAGTTGGGTATATGGGTTGAGGTGACAACTCTTTTAATACCCGAATATAACGATTCAAAATCTCAGATTGAAGAACTTGCAGAAATAATAGCAGGTATTGATTCAAATATTCCTTGGCATATAAGCAGGTTTTTTCCGACATATAAAATGAGTAACCATTATCCTGAATCTATTGAAAAACTTGTTGAAGCAAGAAAGATAGGTATGGATAAGGGACTCAGGTATGTTTATACAGGTAATGCGCCAGGGGTTGAAGAAGACGGGACTTTCTGTTACTATTGTAAGAGTTGTTTAATTAGAAGGGATGGATACACCCTTGTTGAAAGTAGGGTTGTTGATAACAAGTGTAGTGTTTGTGGTAGCACCGTAGATGGTGTTTTTAACTAA